In the Streptomyces sp. cg36 genome, one interval contains:
- a CDS encoding YidB family protein, giving the protein MAGNDLGGLLGGLLGGSGSGTSSSGGAGNILGALLGALGGGGQSNGGNPLGGLMDMLTRSGLTDQAQSWIGPGDNQQVTGAQIQEAVPDETLQQVAREAGVSPREAADQLAQSLPQAVDKLTPGGELPQAGTSLEDLIRQQNL; this is encoded by the coding sequence ATGGCGGGAAACGATCTCGGCGGACTTCTGGGCGGGCTCCTCGGCGGCAGCGGTTCCGGGACCTCGTCGAGCGGCGGCGCCGGGAACATCCTCGGCGCGCTGCTGGGCGCGCTCGGCGGCGGTGGCCAGTCGAACGGAGGCAATCCGCTCGGCGGGCTGATGGACATGCTGACCAGGTCCGGGCTGACCGACCAGGCGCAGTCCTGGATCGGCCCGGGCGACAACCAGCAGGTCACCGGCGCCCAGATCCAGGAGGCCGTGCCGGACGAGACGCTCCAGCAGGTGGCCCGGGAGGCCGGCGTCTCGCCGCGGGAGGCCGCCGACCAGCTCGCCCAGAGCCTGCCGCAAGCGGTCGACAAGCTGACCCCCGGCGGTGAGCTCCCGCAGGCGGGCACCTCGCTGGAGGACCTGATCAGGCAGCAGAACCTGTAG
- the cmk gene encoding (d)CMP kinase: protein MSVTVESAARTAPAAVIVAIDGPSGTGKSSTSKAVAAKLGLSYLDTGAQYRAITWWMLTNGVDTEDPAAIATAAAKPVIVSGTDPAAPTITVDGLDASGPIRTQEVTAKVSAVSAVPEVRALITQLQRDTAASAGAGIVVEGRDIGTTVLPDADLKVFLTASPEARAARRSGELKGVDVATTREALIKRDAADSSRKTSPLAKADDAVEVDTTELTLDQVIECVVTLVEEKRAAR, encoded by the coding sequence GTGTCCGTCACCGTGGAAAGCGCCGCCCGGACCGCTCCGGCAGCTGTGATCGTCGCCATCGACGGCCCGTCCGGCACCGGCAAGTCCAGCACCTCCAAGGCGGTCGCCGCCAAGCTGGGGCTGAGCTATCTGGACACCGGCGCCCAGTACCGGGCCATCACCTGGTGGATGCTCACCAACGGCGTGGACACCGAGGACCCGGCGGCGATCGCGACCGCCGCCGCCAAGCCCGTCATCGTCTCCGGCACCGACCCCGCCGCGCCGACCATCACGGTCGACGGCCTCGACGCGTCCGGTCCCATCCGTACGCAGGAGGTCACCGCCAAGGTCAGCGCCGTCAGCGCGGTCCCGGAGGTGCGGGCGCTGATCACCCAGCTCCAGCGGGACACCGCCGCCTCGGCCGGGGCGGGCATCGTGGTCGAGGGCCGTGACATCGGCACGACCGTGCTGCCCGACGCCGATCTGAAGGTGTTCCTCACCGCCTCCCCGGAGGCGCGCGCCGCCCGGCGCAGCGGCGAGCTCAAGGGCGTGGACGTGGCCACCACCCGCGAGGCCCTGATCAAGCGGGACGCGGCCGACTCCAGCCGCAAGACGTCCCCGCTGGCCAAGGCCGACGACGCCGTCGAGGTGGACACCACCGAGCTCACGCTGGACCAGGTCATCGAGTGCGTGGTCACCCTCGTCGAGGAGAAGCGGGCGGCCAGGTGA
- a CDS encoding DUF952 domain-containing protein: MIFHVVPAPEWTAAGAAPYAPPSLAAEGFVHCSADPGAALTVANAHYRDAPAPLLLVGIDEARLAAEVRWEGAGQAFPHVYGPIGREAVAEVRELRREAGAWVGP; the protein is encoded by the coding sequence ATGATCTTCCATGTGGTTCCCGCGCCGGAGTGGACGGCCGCCGGAGCGGCCCCCTACGCCCCGCCCTCGCTCGCCGCCGAGGGCTTCGTCCACTGCTCGGCCGACCCCGGGGCGGCGCTGACGGTCGCCAACGCCCACTACCGCGACGCGCCCGCCCCGCTGCTGCTGGTCGGCATCGACGAGGCACGGCTGGCCGCCGAGGTCCGCTGGGAGGGGGCGGGGCAGGCGTTCCCGCACGTGTACGGGCCGATCGGGCGCGAGGCGGTGGCCGAGGTGCGCGAGCTGCGCCGGGAGGCCGGCGCCTGGGTTGGGCCATAG
- a CDS encoding nucleotidyltransferase domain-containing protein encodes MTPEQLVRDHTVYSCVMGSRAFGLATAASDTDRRGVYLAPTPLFWRFDKPPTHVEGPAEEQFSWELERFCELALRANPNILECLHSPLVERIDDTGRELLDLRGAFLSRRVHDTFTRYALGQRKKLEADVRLHGAPRWKHAMHLLRLLADCRDLLRTGVLDIDVGAERDRLLAVRNGEVTWAEVETRMTRLAQETEEAATRTPLPPDPDHARVADFLFRTRRASAHRPHPHDEIVQRVAPTRHPGQ; translated from the coding sequence ATGACGCCCGAGCAGCTGGTCCGCGACCACACCGTCTACTCCTGTGTGATGGGCTCGCGCGCCTTCGGTCTGGCCACCGCCGCGAGCGACACGGACCGGCGGGGCGTCTATCTGGCGCCGACCCCGCTGTTCTGGCGCTTCGACAAGCCGCCGACCCATGTGGAGGGCCCGGCCGAGGAGCAGTTCAGCTGGGAGCTGGAACGGTTCTGCGAACTGGCCCTGCGCGCCAACCCCAACATCCTGGAGTGCCTGCACTCCCCCCTCGTCGAACGGATCGACGACACCGGCCGCGAACTCCTGGACCTGCGCGGCGCCTTCCTCTCCCGCCGCGTCCACGACACCTTCACGCGCTACGCCCTGGGCCAGCGCAAGAAGCTGGAGGCGGACGTGCGCCTGCACGGCGCGCCGCGCTGGAAGCACGCGATGCACCTGCTGCGCCTGCTGGCCGACTGCCGCGACCTGCTGCGCACCGGCGTCCTCGACATCGACGTCGGCGCCGAACGCGACCGGCTGCTGGCGGTCAGGAACGGCGAGGTGACCTGGGCGGAGGTCGAGACCCGGATGACCCGCCTGGCCCAGGAGACGGAAGAGGCGGCCACCCGCACACCCCTGCCACCGGACCCGGACCACGCGCGCGTGGCGGACTTCCTGTTCCGGACCCGCCGCGCCTCGGCGCACCGACCGCACCCGCACGACGAGATCGTGCAACGCGTCGCCCCCACCCGCCACCCCGGGCAGTAG
- a CDS encoding Rieske (2Fe-2S) protein: protein MTTPTSRRAVLAVAAGTAALAGCGGGDKSSGTDATPTGGRTSPPVASAPSSSAGGAVLATTSEIPVGGGTVFADRKVVVTQPEAGTFKAFSAICTHQGCTVKDVSGGTINCPCHGSKYRVADASVAAGPAPRPLPAERITVENGSIRLA from the coding sequence ATGACGACACCCACCTCCCGCCGCGCGGTGCTCGCGGTGGCCGCGGGCACGGCCGCGCTGGCCGGCTGCGGCGGCGGCGACAAGAGCAGCGGTACGGACGCCACGCCCACCGGCGGCCGGACCTCTCCCCCGGTCGCGTCCGCGCCGAGCTCGTCCGCCGGGGGCGCGGTGCTGGCCACCACGTCGGAGATCCCGGTGGGCGGCGGCACGGTCTTCGCGGACCGCAAGGTCGTGGTCACCCAGCCCGAGGCGGGCACCTTCAAGGCGTTCTCGGCGATCTGCACCCACCAGGGCTGCACGGTCAAGGACGTCTCGGGCGGGACGATCAACTGCCCCTGCCACGGCAGCAAGTACCGCGTGGCCGACGCCTCGGTGGCGGCGGGCCCGGCGCCCCGGCCGCTCCCGGCCGAGCGGATCACGGTCGAAAACGGTTCGATCCGGCTGGCCTGA
- a CDS encoding lysophospholipid acyltransferase family protein — protein sequence MRGHPRRGEAGGQVTAPTERGAEVGRRIGVGLMYGLWKPRVLGAWRVPASGPAILAVNHAHNIDGPMLMGTAPRPVHFLIKKEAFVGPLDPFLRGIGQVQVDRSTVDRTAIDQAVGVLSGGGVLGIFPEGTRGEGDFASLRAGLAYFALRSGAPIVPVAVLGSTERRGRLIKALPPLRSRVDVVFGDAFEAGDGSGRRTRTALDEATVRIQERLTRHLENARRLTGR from the coding sequence GTGCGTGGTCACCCTCGTCGAGGAGAAGCGGGCGGCCAGGTGACGGCTCCCACGGAGCGCGGCGCCGAGGTCGGGCGCCGGATCGGCGTCGGACTGATGTACGGGCTGTGGAAGCCGCGGGTGCTGGGCGCCTGGCGGGTTCCGGCGAGCGGCCCGGCCATCCTCGCCGTCAACCACGCGCACAACATCGACGGGCCGATGCTGATGGGGACCGCGCCCCGGCCGGTGCACTTCCTCATCAAGAAGGAGGCGTTCGTCGGGCCGCTGGATCCGTTCCTGCGCGGGATCGGACAGGTCCAGGTGGACCGGTCGACCGTCGACCGGACCGCGATCGACCAGGCCGTCGGGGTGCTCTCCGGGGGCGGTGTGCTCGGGATCTTCCCCGAGGGCACCCGGGGCGAGGGAGACTTCGCCTCGCTGCGCGCCGGGCTCGCCTACTTCGCCCTGCGGTCGGGGGCGCCGATCGTGCCGGTGGCGGTGCTGGGAAGCACCGAGCGCCGGGGACGGTTGATAAAGGCGCTGCCGCCGCTGCGCAGCCGGGTGGACGTCGTCTTCGGCGACGCCTTCGAGGCGGGCGACGGCAGCGGCCGGCGGACCCGTACGGCGCTGGACGAGGCGACCGTACGGATCCAGGAGCGGCTCACCCGCCACCTGGAGAACGCCAGGCGCCTCACCGGGCGCTGA
- a CDS encoding ADP-ribosylglycohydrolase family protein produces MNSRASSRAKQAATGSLIGLALGDALGFPTEFNSVPTILSKCGPWREMRLPRPATVTDDTQMTLAVGRGIRAAMDRGLLDARRLERPVRAEFVQWYHSPENNRAPGRTCLVACGLLDTDLRWQQASQLGSKGCGANMRVAPVGLVPGLSDAQRAGAAQLQSALTHGHPTALAASDLTARAVFLLARGADPVGLVGQLRSYAYENRTRYHERWLGDLWTYAHDESPDLFMARGWDECLDALDRVLKALHDPSPETDPCLVTGDGWVAEEALATALVCFLLFPGDPLTALRRAACTQGDSDSIACLTGAFAGAHLGASAWPKEWAERIEYRSELLTLGALWDS; encoded by the coding sequence ATGAACAGTCGTGCGAGCAGCCGAGCGAAGCAGGCGGCCACCGGCTCACTGATCGGCCTGGCGCTGGGGGACGCGCTGGGCTTCCCGACCGAGTTCAACTCGGTGCCCACGATCCTGTCGAAGTGCGGCCCCTGGCGCGAGATGCGGCTGCCCCGGCCCGCGACGGTCACCGACGACACCCAGATGACGCTGGCGGTCGGCCGGGGCATCAGGGCAGCGATGGACCGGGGGCTGCTGGACGCGCGGCGCCTGGAGCGCCCGGTCCGCGCCGAGTTCGTCCAGTGGTACCACTCGCCCGAGAACAACCGCGCCCCCGGCCGCACCTGCCTGGTCGCCTGCGGCCTGCTCGACACCGACCTGCGCTGGCAGCAGGCGAGCCAGCTCGGTTCCAAGGGCTGCGGCGCCAACATGCGGGTGGCCCCGGTGGGCCTGGTGCCCGGACTGAGCGACGCGCAGCGGGCGGGCGCGGCCCAGCTCCAGTCGGCCCTGACCCACGGCCACCCCACGGCGCTGGCGGCCAGCGATCTGACGGCCCGCGCGGTGTTCCTGCTCGCCCGGGGCGCGGACCCGGTCGGCCTGGTCGGCCAGCTCCGCTCGTACGCGTACGAGAACCGCACCCGCTACCACGAGCGCTGGCTGGGCGACCTGTGGACCTATGCCCACGACGAGTCGCCCGACCTCTTCATGGCGCGCGGCTGGGACGAGTGCCTGGACGCCCTGGACCGGGTCCTCAAGGCGCTGCACGACCCGTCGCCGGAGACCGACCCGTGCCTGGTGACGGGCGACGGCTGGGTGGCCGAGGAGGCCCTGGCCACGGCCCTGGTCTGCTTCCTGCTCTTCCCCGGCGACCCCCTGACGGCCCTGCGCCGGGCCGCCTGCACCCAGGGCGACTCCGACTCCATAGCCTGCCTCACCGGCGCCTTCGCGGGCGCCCACCTGGGCGCCTCGGCCTGGCCGAAGGAGTGGGCGGAACGGATCGAGTACCGCAGCGAACTGCTCACCCTCGGGGCGCTCTGGGATTCATGA
- the der gene encoding ribosome biogenesis GTPase Der: protein MNDQHDHGALGDAEYAEFMELAAEEGFDIEDVEGAIEEAGHGPLPVLAVVGRPNVGKSTLVNRIIGRREAVVEDKPGVTRDRVTYEAEWAGRRFKVVDTGGWEQDVLGIDASVAAQAEYAIEAADACVFVVDAKVGATDTDEAVVKLLRRAGKPVVLCANKVDGQSGEADAASLWSLGLGMPHPVSSLHGRGTGDMLDAVLEALPEAPAQTFGGAAPGGPRRIALIGRPNVGKSSLLNKVAKEDRVVVNELAGTTRDPVDELIELGGVTWKFIDTAGIRKRVHLQQGADYYASLRTAAAVEKAEVAVILIDATENISVQDQRIITMAVESGRAVVIAYNKWDDLDEERRYYLEREIETEMQQVSWAPRVNVSALTGRHMEKLVPAIETALAGWETRVPTGRLNAFLGEIVAAHPHPIRGGKQPRILFGTQAGTKPPRFVLFASGFLEHGYRRFVERRLREEFGFEGTPIHLSVRVREKRGANRKK, encoded by the coding sequence ATGAACGACCAGCACGACCACGGAGCGCTTGGCGACGCCGAGTACGCGGAGTTCATGGAGCTCGCCGCGGAAGAGGGCTTCGACATCGAGGACGTCGAGGGCGCGATCGAGGAGGCGGGCCACGGCCCGCTCCCCGTCCTCGCCGTCGTCGGCCGCCCGAACGTCGGCAAGTCGACCCTGGTGAACCGGATCATCGGCCGCCGCGAGGCGGTCGTCGAGGACAAGCCGGGCGTCACCCGCGACCGGGTCACCTACGAGGCGGAGTGGGCCGGACGCCGGTTCAAGGTCGTCGACACCGGCGGCTGGGAGCAGGACGTGCTCGGCATCGACGCGTCCGTCGCCGCCCAGGCGGAGTACGCGATCGAGGCCGCCGACGCCTGTGTCTTCGTGGTGGACGCCAAGGTCGGCGCCACCGACACCGACGAGGCCGTCGTCAAGCTGCTGCGCCGGGCCGGCAAGCCCGTCGTGCTGTGCGCCAACAAGGTGGACGGCCAGTCGGGCGAGGCGGACGCCGCCTCCCTGTGGTCGCTGGGCCTCGGCATGCCGCACCCGGTCTCCTCGCTGCACGGCCGCGGCACCGGCGACATGCTGGACGCGGTCCTGGAGGCGCTCCCGGAGGCGCCCGCGCAGACCTTCGGCGGCGCCGCCCCCGGCGGCCCCCGCCGCATCGCGCTCATCGGCCGCCCGAACGTCGGCAAGTCCTCCCTCCTGAACAAGGTCGCCAAGGAGGACCGCGTCGTCGTCAACGAGCTGGCCGGCACCACCCGCGACCCGGTCGACGAGCTGATCGAGCTCGGCGGGGTGACCTGGAAGTTCATCGACACCGCGGGCATCCGCAAGCGCGTCCACCTCCAGCAGGGCGCCGACTACTACGCCTCGCTGCGCACGGCCGCCGCCGTCGAGAAGGCGGAGGTGGCGGTGATCCTGATCGACGCGACCGAGAACATCAGCGTCCAGGACCAGCGGATCATCACCATGGCCGTCGAGTCCGGCCGTGCCGTCGTCATCGCGTACAACAAGTGGGACGACCTCGACGAGGAGCGCCGCTACTACCTGGAGCGCGAGATCGAGACCGAGATGCAGCAGGTCTCCTGGGCCCCGCGCGTCAACGTCTCCGCGCTGACCGGCCGCCACATGGAGAAGCTGGTCCCGGCGATCGAGACCGCGCTGGCGGGCTGGGAGACCCGGGTCCCCACCGGCCGGCTCAACGCCTTCCTCGGTGAGATCGTCGCCGCCCACCCGCACCCGATCCGCGGCGGCAAGCAGCCGCGCATCCTCTTCGGCACCCAGGCCGGCACCAAGCCGCCGCGCTTCGTGCTCTTCGCCTCCGGCTTCCTGGAGCACGGCTACCGCCGCTTCGTCGAGCGCCGGCTGCGCGAGGAGTTCGGCTTCGAGGGCACCCCGATCCACCTTTCGGTGCGGGTGCGCGAGAAGCGCGGCGCCAACCGGAAGAAGTAA
- a CDS encoding NUDIX domain-containing protein translates to MSPAGPARVPEGYDPYAFEPFAVTVDLAVCTVRDGVLHLLLIRRGEEPYKDEWALPGGFVLPRESAGQAARRELAEETGLPDDVVAGLHLEQLRTYSDPDRDPRMRVVSVAYTALVPDLPEPHGGGDAAHAQWVPFGGYDGLAFDHERIVADAYERIGAKLEYTCLATAFCPPEFTLGELRQVYETVWGTPLDRPNFRRKVLATPGFVEPVDGAARLTGGRGKPAALYRAGAATALHPPLLRPEGRAS, encoded by the coding sequence GTGAGCCCGGCGGGCCCGGCCAGGGTGCCGGAGGGGTACGACCCGTACGCCTTCGAGCCGTTCGCCGTCACCGTCGACCTCGCGGTCTGCACGGTCCGCGACGGCGTGCTGCACCTGCTGCTCATCCGCCGCGGCGAGGAGCCGTACAAGGACGAGTGGGCGCTGCCCGGCGGATTCGTGCTGCCCCGCGAGAGCGCCGGACAGGCGGCGCGCCGGGAACTGGCCGAGGAGACCGGGCTGCCCGACGACGTGGTGGCGGGCCTGCACCTGGAGCAGCTGCGCACCTACAGCGACCCGGACCGCGATCCCCGGATGCGGGTGGTGTCGGTCGCCTACACCGCGCTCGTGCCCGATCTGCCCGAGCCGCACGGCGGCGGGGACGCGGCGCACGCGCAGTGGGTGCCGTTCGGCGGGTACGACGGCCTCGCCTTCGACCACGAGCGGATCGTCGCCGACGCGTACGAGCGGATCGGCGCCAAGCTCGAATACACCTGCCTGGCCACCGCGTTCTGCCCGCCCGAGTTCACGCTCGGCGAGCTGCGGCAGGTCTACGAGACGGTCTGGGGCACGCCCCTGGACCGCCCGAACTTCCGACGCAAGGTCCTGGCCACGCCCGGCTTCGTGGAGCCGGTCGACGGAGCCGCGCGTCTGACCGGCGGTCGGGGCAAGCCGGCCGCGCTGTACCGGGCGGGCGCGGCGACCGCGCTGCACCCGCCGCTCCTGCGCCCGGAAGGACGAGCCTCATGA
- a CDS encoding prephenate dehydrogenase: MRTALVIGTGLIGTSAALALAGRGVAVHLVDHDPAQARTAAALGAGTDEMPGGRVDLAVVAVPPAHVAATLAELIGAGAARAYLDVASVKGGPRRELEALGCDLTSYIGTHPMSGKERSGPLAATADLFEGRPWVLTPTRDTDTEVLNLALELVALCRAVPVVMDADAHDRAVALVSHTPQLVSSMVAARLEQADETAVRLCGQGIRDVTRIAASDPRMWVEILSANPGPVADVLAGIAADLDETVRALRSLESGDEQKRRGGAAGVEDVLRRGNAGRERVPGKHGAAPTAYEVVAVLISDQPGELARIFADAGRAGVNIEDVRIEHATGQQAGLVQLMVEPAAVPGLTASLRERGWAIRQ; the protein is encoded by the coding sequence GTGAGGACCGCACTCGTCATCGGCACCGGCCTGATCGGCACGTCCGCGGCCCTGGCCCTCGCCGGGCGCGGCGTCGCCGTCCACCTGGTCGACCACGACCCGGCCCAGGCCCGCACCGCCGCCGCGCTCGGCGCCGGGACGGACGAGATGCCCGGGGGCCGGGTGGACCTGGCGGTCGTCGCGGTGCCGCCCGCCCATGTCGCCGCCACCCTGGCCGAGCTCATCGGGGCGGGCGCCGCGCGCGCGTACCTCGACGTGGCCAGCGTCAAGGGCGGTCCGCGCCGCGAGCTGGAGGCGCTGGGCTGCGACCTCACCTCGTACATCGGTACGCACCCGATGTCCGGCAAGGAGCGCTCGGGGCCGCTCGCCGCCACCGCCGACCTCTTCGAGGGCCGCCCCTGGGTGCTCACCCCGACCCGGGACACCGACACCGAGGTGCTCAACCTCGCCCTGGAGCTGGTCGCGCTCTGCCGCGCGGTGCCGGTGGTGATGGACGCGGACGCGCACGACCGCGCGGTGGCGCTCGTCTCGCACACCCCGCAGCTGGTCTCCTCCATGGTCGCCGCCCGGCTGGAGCAGGCGGACGAGACGGCGGTGCGGCTGTGCGGGCAGGGCATCCGGGACGTCACCCGGATCGCCGCCTCCGACCCCCGGATGTGGGTGGAGATCCTCTCCGCCAACCCGGGCCCGGTCGCCGACGTGCTGGCGGGGATCGCCGCCGACCTGGACGAGACGGTACGGGCGCTGCGCTCCCTGGAGTCCGGCGACGAGCAGAAGCGGCGCGGCGGCGCGGCCGGAGTCGAGGACGTGCTGCGGCGCGGCAACGCGGGCCGCGAGCGCGTCCCCGGCAAGCACGGCGCGGCCCCCACGGCGTACGAGGTCGTCGCGGTGCTGATCAGCGACCAGCCGGGCGAGCTGGCCCGGATCTTCGCGGACGCGGGCCGCGCCGGGGTCAACATCGAGGACGTGCGGATCGAGCACGCGACCGGGCAGCAGGCGGGCCTGGTCCAGCTGATGGTCGAGCCCGCCGCCGTCCCGGGCCTCACCGCCTCGCTGCGGGAGCGGGGCTGGGCCATCCGGCAGTAG